In Arachis hypogaea cultivar Tifrunner chromosome 17, arahy.Tifrunner.gnm2.J5K5, whole genome shotgun sequence, a single window of DNA contains:
- the LOC112765567 gene encoding receptor like protein 27-like isoform X1, giving the protein MGYLMLLVVRVVMCVYMFMMFHFACLSSHLCHPDESSALLHFKTQFIFNTSFSEYFYEYECPHVYPKMSTWENGTDCCSWMGVTCHSVSSHVIGLDLSCGALVDNWSGIVHFPLFSKLQNLEYLYLSGCSSLLLKSETSVNHTFSNLMALQLLSSNITGWLEFSGKFPNLDYLKLYNNSLQEKVPEWIHGMDSLTYLNLSHNNFTLMDHFPWYRLQNLDLSFNSMADDISCFFCNATFLEIINLSHNKFTGTFPQCLANSSSPVDLDLQMNKLHGTLPDTFQDLTTLNLNGNQFEGLLPKSLSECSELVDLNLGNNQFEDTFPNWLQNLSKLEILVLRGNKLYGQIVNLKSENIFPSLIIFDISCNNFSGSLPKAYIQNFRAMKIVHDDVQSPLSYIEADWQVIHGTTEYDSSMVATIKRVSLPLTKIPRVFVIIDLSENKFEGEIPDDFGELHGLIGLNLSHNGLVGHIPHSLGNLTNLESLDLSSNMLSGDIPTELINLNFLEVLSLSQNQLVGPIPRGKQFDTFSNDSYEGNTGLCGFPLSIQCNNNVPLQQYPSSEAEDKFGFGWKPVAIGYACGMVLGIGLGYCVFSIGKPEWLVVLFGGKWTKRRSRGNRRRARTTLFQLLVVM; this is encoded by the exons ATGGGGTATTTGATGTTGTTGGTTGTTAGAGTGGTGATGTGTGTGTATATGTTTATGATGTTCCATTTTGCATGTTTGTCTTCGCATCTATGCCATCCCGATGAGAGCTCTGCCTTGCTTCACTTTAAGACTCAATTCATTTTTAACACTTCATTTTCTGAATATTTTTATGAGTATGAGTGCCCCCATGTTTATCCAAAGATGAGTACGTGGGAAAATGGGACAGATTGCTGCTCATGGATGGGTGTCACGTGCCACTCTGTGTCTAGTCACGTGATTGGCCTCGATCTCAGTTGTGGTGCACTTGTAG ATAACTGGAGCGGTATTGTCCACTTCCCACTCTTCTCTAAGCTTCAAAACTTGGAGTATCTTTATCTTTCAGGTTGTAGTTCATTATTGCTAAAATCTGAAACTAGTGTTAATCACACTTTCTCCAATTTGATGGCACTGCAGTTGCTTTCTAGCAATATTACTGGTTGGTTGGAATTCTCCGGAAAATTTCCAAATTTGGATTATCTTAAATTGTACAACAATAGTCTTCAGGAAAAAGTGCCAGAATGGATACATGGTATGGATTCATTAACTTATTTGAATCTCTCACACAACAATTTTACATTGATGGACCATTTCCCATGGTATCGACTTCAAAACCTTGATCTTAGTTTCAACTCGATGGCTGATGACATTTCTTGCTTCTTTTGTAATGCAACCTTTTTGGAAATTATCAACTTGTCCCACAACAAATTCACAGGAACATTTCCACAGTGCCTTGCCAATAGCTCATCCCCTGTAGATTTGGATCTACAAATGAACAAACTTCATGGGACTTTGCCAGATACCTTTCAGGATCTTACTACACTGAATCTCAATGGCAACCAGTTCGAAGGCCTATTACCGAAATCATTGTCTGAATGCTCAGAACTTGTGGATTTGAATCTCGGTAATAATCAATTTGAGGATACATTTCCCAATTGGCTTCAGAATCTGTCAAAGTTGGAAATACTGGTCTTACGAGGCAATAAGTTGTACGGTCAAATTGTAAATTTGAAATCTGAAAATATATTTCCAAGTTTGATTATTTTTGACatatcatgcaataactttagcgGCTCATTACCAAAAGCATACATACAAAATTTTCGAGCCATGAAGATTGTTCATGATGATGTGCAAAGCCCTTTGTCTTATATTGAAGCAGATTGGCAAGTTATTCACGGCACAACAGAATATGACAGTTCTATGGTTGCAACAATTAAAAGAGTCAGTCTTCCTTTAACGAAAATTCCAAGAGTCTTTGTAATTATTGATTTGTCAGAAAACAAATTTGAAGGAGAGATTCCAGATGATTTTGGGGAGCTTCATGGACTCATAGGCCTCAATCTTTCTCATAACGGACTTGTTGGTCATATTCCCCACTCTTTGGGAAATTTGACAAATCTAGAATCATTGGATCTCTCCTCAAATATGCTTTCTGGGGATATTCCTACTGAATTGATAAATCTGAACTTTCTTGAAGTCTTGAGTCTTTCCCAAAACCAGTTGGTGGGACCAATACCCAGAGGAAAACAGTTTGATACATTTTCAAATGATTCCTATGAGGGAAACACGGGGTTATGTGGATTTCCATTGTCAATTCAATGCAACAACAATGTCCCCTTGCAACAATATCCATCTTCTGAGGCTGAAGACAAATTTGGGTTTGGTTGGAAACCAGTGGCAATAGGATATGCATGTGGAATGGTGCTTGGAATTGGCTTGGGATATTGTGTTTTCTCAATTGGAAAGCCTGAATGGCTAGTGGTCCTCTTTGGAGGTAAATGGACCAAAAGGAGGAGTCGTGGAAACCGCCGGCGTGCAAGAACAACTCTGTTTCAGCTTTTGGTTGTAATGTAA
- the LOC112765567 gene encoding receptor-like protein 9DC3 isoform X3, which translates to MGYLMLLVVRVVMCVYMFMMFHFACLSSHLCHPDESSALLHFKTQFIFNTSFSEYFYEYECPHVYPKMSTWENGTDCCSWMGVTCHSVSSHVIGLDLSCGALVGTFPQCLANSSSPVDLDLQMNKLHGTLPDTFQDLTTLNLNGNQFEGLLPKSLSECSELVDLNLGNNQFEDTFPNWLQNLSKLEILVLRGNKLYGQIVNLKSENIFPSLIIFDISCNNFSGSLPKAYIQNFRAMKIVHDDVQSPLSYIEADWQVIHGTTEYDSSMVATIKRVSLPLTKIPRVFVIIDLSENKFEGEIPDDFGELHGLIGLNLSHNGLVGHIPHSLGNLTNLESLDLSSNMLSGDIPTELINLNFLEVLSLSQNQLVGPIPRGKQFDTFSNDSYEGNTGLCGFPLSIQCNNNVPLQQYPSSEAEDKFGFGWKPVAIGYACGMVLGIGLGYCVFSIGKPEWLVVLFGGKWTKRRSRGNRRRARTTLFQLLVVM; encoded by the exons ATGGGGTATTTGATGTTGTTGGTTGTTAGAGTGGTGATGTGTGTGTATATGTTTATGATGTTCCATTTTGCATGTTTGTCTTCGCATCTATGCCATCCCGATGAGAGCTCTGCCTTGCTTCACTTTAAGACTCAATTCATTTTTAACACTTCATTTTCTGAATATTTTTATGAGTATGAGTGCCCCCATGTTTATCCAAAGATGAGTACGTGGGAAAATGGGACAGATTGCTGCTCATGGATGGGTGTCACGTGCCACTCTGTGTCTAGTCACGTGATTGGCCTCGATCTCAGTTGTGGTGCACTTGTAG GAACATTTCCACAGTGCCTTGCCAATAGCTCATCCCCTGTAGATTTGGATCTACAAATGAACAAACTTCATGGGACTTTGCCAGATACCTTTCAGGATCTTACTACACTGAATCTCAATGGCAACCAGTTCGAAGGCCTATTACCGAAATCATTGTCTGAATGCTCAGAACTTGTGGATTTGAATCTCGGTAATAATCAATTTGAGGATACATTTCCCAATTGGCTTCAGAATCTGTCAAAGTTGGAAATACTGGTCTTACGAGGCAATAAGTTGTACGGTCAAATTGTAAATTTGAAATCTGAAAATATATTTCCAAGTTTGATTATTTTTGACatatcatgcaataactttagcgGCTCATTACCAAAAGCATACATACAAAATTTTCGAGCCATGAAGATTGTTCATGATGATGTGCAAAGCCCTTTGTCTTATATTGAAGCAGATTGGCAAGTTATTCACGGCACAACAGAATATGACAGTTCTATGGTTGCAACAATTAAAAGAGTCAGTCTTCCTTTAACGAAAATTCCAAGAGTCTTTGTAATTATTGATTTGTCAGAAAACAAATTTGAAGGAGAGATTCCAGATGATTTTGGGGAGCTTCATGGACTCATAGGCCTCAATCTTTCTCATAACGGACTTGTTGGTCATATTCCCCACTCTTTGGGAAATTTGACAAATCTAGAATCATTGGATCTCTCCTCAAATATGCTTTCTGGGGATATTCCTACTGAATTGATAAATCTGAACTTTCTTGAAGTCTTGAGTCTTTCCCAAAACCAGTTGGTGGGACCAATACCCAGAGGAAAACAGTTTGATACATTTTCAAATGATTCCTATGAGGGAAACACGGGGTTATGTGGATTTCCATTGTCAATTCAATGCAACAACAATGTCCCCTTGCAACAATATCCATCTTCTGAGGCTGAAGACAAATTTGGGTTTGGTTGGAAACCAGTGGCAATAGGATATGCATGTGGAATGGTGCTTGGAATTGGCTTGGGATATTGTGTTTTCTCAATTGGAAAGCCTGAATGGCTAGTGGTCCTCTTTGGAGGTAAATGGACCAAAAGGAGGAGTCGTGGAAACCGCCGGCGTGCAAGAACAACTCTGTTTCAGCTTTTGGTTGTAATGTAA
- the LOC112765567 gene encoding receptor like protein 27-like isoform X2, whose translation MSSKEIFQNPFFILSTLLICACLQITGALLSSNITGWLEFSGKFPNLDYLKLYNNSLQEKVPEWIHGMDSLTYLNLSHNNFTLMDHFPWYRLQNLDLSFNSMADDISCFFCNATFLEIINLSHNKFTGTFPQCLANSSSPVDLDLQMNKLHGTLPDTFQDLTTLNLNGNQFEGLLPKSLSECSELVDLNLGNNQFEDTFPNWLQNLSKLEILVLRGNKLYGQIVNLKSENIFPSLIIFDISCNNFSGSLPKAYIQNFRAMKIVHDDVQSPLSYIEADWQVIHGTTEYDSSMVATIKRVSLPLTKIPRVFVIIDLSENKFEGEIPDDFGELHGLIGLNLSHNGLVGHIPHSLGNLTNLESLDLSSNMLSGDIPTELINLNFLEVLSLSQNQLVGPIPRGKQFDTFSNDSYEGNTGLCGFPLSIQCNNNVPLQQYPSSEAEDKFGFGWKPVAIGYACGMVLGIGLGYCVFSIGKPEWLVVLFGGKWTKRRSRGNRRRARTTLFQLLVVM comes from the exons ATGAGCTCCAAGGAAATTTTCCAGAATCCATTTTTCATCTTGTCAACCTTACTTATTTGTGCTTGTCTTCAGATAACTGGAGCG TTGCTTTCTAGCAATATTACTGGTTGGTTGGAATTCTCCGGAAAATTTCCAAATTTGGATTATCTTAAATTGTACAACAATAGTCTTCAGGAAAAAGTGCCAGAATGGATACATGGTATGGATTCATTAACTTATTTGAATCTCTCACACAACAATTTTACATTGATGGACCATTTCCCATGGTATCGACTTCAAAACCTTGATCTTAGTTTCAACTCGATGGCTGATGACATTTCTTGCTTCTTTTGTAATGCAACCTTTTTGGAAATTATCAACTTGTCCCACAACAAATTCACAGGAACATTTCCACAGTGCCTTGCCAATAGCTCATCCCCTGTAGATTTGGATCTACAAATGAACAAACTTCATGGGACTTTGCCAGATACCTTTCAGGATCTTACTACACTGAATCTCAATGGCAACCAGTTCGAAGGCCTATTACCGAAATCATTGTCTGAATGCTCAGAACTTGTGGATTTGAATCTCGGTAATAATCAATTTGAGGATACATTTCCCAATTGGCTTCAGAATCTGTCAAAGTTGGAAATACTGGTCTTACGAGGCAATAAGTTGTACGGTCAAATTGTAAATTTGAAATCTGAAAATATATTTCCAAGTTTGATTATTTTTGACatatcatgcaataactttagcgGCTCATTACCAAAAGCATACATACAAAATTTTCGAGCCATGAAGATTGTTCATGATGATGTGCAAAGCCCTTTGTCTTATATTGAAGCAGATTGGCAAGTTATTCACGGCACAACAGAATATGACAGTTCTATGGTTGCAACAATTAAAAGAGTCAGTCTTCCTTTAACGAAAATTCCAAGAGTCTTTGTAATTATTGATTTGTCAGAAAACAAATTTGAAGGAGAGATTCCAGATGATTTTGGGGAGCTTCATGGACTCATAGGCCTCAATCTTTCTCATAACGGACTTGTTGGTCATATTCCCCACTCTTTGGGAAATTTGACAAATCTAGAATCATTGGATCTCTCCTCAAATATGCTTTCTGGGGATATTCCTACTGAATTGATAAATCTGAACTTTCTTGAAGTCTTGAGTCTTTCCCAAAACCAGTTGGTGGGACCAATACCCAGAGGAAAACAGTTTGATACATTTTCAAATGATTCCTATGAGGGAAACACGGGGTTATGTGGATTTCCATTGTCAATTCAATGCAACAACAATGTCCCCTTGCAACAATATCCATCTTCTGAGGCTGAAGACAAATTTGGGTTTGGTTGGAAACCAGTGGCAATAGGATATGCATGTGGAATGGTGCTTGGAATTGGCTTGGGATATTGTGTTTTCTCAATTGGAAAGCCTGAATGGCTAGTGGTCCTCTTTGGAGGTAAATGGACCAAAAGGAGGAGTCGTGGAAACCGCCGGCGTGCAAGAACAACTCTGTTTCAGCTTTTGGTTGTAATGTAA